One window from the genome of Castellaniella sp. MT123 encodes:
- a CDS encoding ABC transporter ATP-binding protein codes for MATDSTNEAVVAGGPESPDPSEPSLTDLGKDWVLDASDITVRFPVSRDWRGRAVRFAHAINGVTLRIRRGEVFGVVGESGCGKSTLAQVLVGLLPPTEGALRRLPQADGREANVQIVFQDPQSSLDPRLPAWKVVVEPMVVRGRRAITSRDDSSTRSVARPAMRADRAALRARAAELALQVGLRPEHLDRYVHEFSGGQRQRLAIARALSSDPDVIVLDEPTSALDISVQAQILNLLQDLRRRLGLTYVLISHNVSVVRHLCDRVAVMYLGQVVEQGPITAVLDAPCHPYTRELLDAVPRLDQPWAENMPAVPVELPGNRVLPTGCFFRDRCPWATAGCELPQRLLGRQDAPEHRVRCHVALNRGR; via the coding sequence ATGGCGACGGATTCGACGAACGAGGCGGTGGTCGCCGGTGGGCCGGAAAGTCCGGATCCGAGTGAGCCGAGCCTGACGGACCTCGGCAAGGACTGGGTGCTGGACGCCAGCGACATCACGGTGCGCTTTCCCGTGTCTCGCGATTGGCGCGGCCGGGCGGTCCGCTTCGCGCACGCCATCAATGGCGTCACCCTGCGGATCAGGCGCGGCGAAGTCTTCGGTGTGGTGGGTGAGTCGGGTTGCGGCAAGAGCACCCTGGCCCAGGTTCTGGTGGGGCTCCTTCCCCCCACCGAAGGAGCCTTGCGCCGCCTGCCACAGGCGGATGGCCGTGAAGCCAACGTGCAGATCGTCTTTCAGGATCCTCAGTCCTCGCTGGATCCCCGTTTGCCGGCCTGGAAAGTGGTCGTGGAACCCATGGTGGTCCGGGGACGGCGCGCCATCACGAGCCGGGACGATTCGTCGACGCGGTCCGTCGCCCGCCCGGCGATGCGTGCGGACCGCGCCGCCTTGCGAGCCCGGGCGGCCGAGCTTGCCCTGCAGGTCGGATTGCGGCCCGAACATCTGGATCGCTACGTGCATGAGTTTTCCGGTGGCCAGCGTCAGCGGCTGGCAATCGCCCGTGCCTTGTCTTCGGACCCCGATGTCATCGTGCTCGATGAGCCGACCTCGGCGCTGGATATTTCCGTGCAGGCGCAGATCCTGAATCTGCTGCAGGACCTGCGACGCCGCCTTGGGCTGACCTATGTGCTGATTTCACACAACGTATCGGTCGTGCGTCACCTGTGCGACCGCGTTGCGGTCATGTATCTGGGTCAAGTCGTGGAGCAGGGGCCGATAACCGCCGTGCTGGATGCGCCATGCCATCCCTACACGCGCGAACTGCTGGATGCGGTTCCCCGTCTGGACCAACCTTGGGCTGAGAACATGCCGGCTGTGCCGGTCGAGTTGCCGGGCAATCGTGTCCTGCCGACCGGGTGCTTCTTTCGGGATCGCTGCCCCTGGGCAACGGCGGGTTGCGAGCTGCCTCAGCGGCTGCTGGGGCGGCAGGATGCGCCAGAGCACCGGGTCCGTTGCCATGTGGCGCTGAATCGAGGTCGCTAA